The Aneurinibacillus migulanus genome contains the following window.
GGAACATGGATGCTCATCACGATTATGATTTGTTTCACTGGCTCGGCTTTGCTCATCTGGTATGCGGCGAAATCCAGCGGACAGTTTGATGATGTAGAAGGTGTAAAATATCGCATGCTTGAAGAGGATTCTATGGTTGATGTGCCAATTAATTCAAAAAGATAGACAGAGAAGCATACTCGTCGATGAGTATGCTTTTTTGTCATTTTGAAGCATCGATTCAGTGTACAATAAGAGAAGTAAGAAAGGTCTGTGAAGCTGGTGTGAGGTGGTTAAGATGAGCCACGAATATTGCGGGGAACAGACGGAAAGGCATATTCGCCTACTTCGCCTATTGAATGAGCTCAATGTTTATATTGCAGAAGAAACTGAACTGGAGAGGGCGCTCGT
Protein-coding sequences here:
- a CDS encoding cbb3-type cytochrome oxidase assembly protein — encoded protein: MLFGMSIGTWMLITIMICFTGSALLIWYAAKSSGQFDDVEGVKYRMLEEDSMVDVPINSKR